In the genome of Shewanella glacialimarina, one region contains:
- a CDS encoding helicase-related protein: MSMEDFESARQQLLNYVSKQLVGPWNGEHELLSDAPHKRYLAGTLFPPAVLRDELDESDSEDSTTEALSNDFKPSSMALSFAAQSSSIFEIEITAGGYSKDQQKEWQRKPLHHVSIVDLSATDSLQKSIFNNGARLDVAIRPYVSGKIITIAVSNQSKSGEQLDPSDCLYQCQIKVATTAGSIIEYPSSDRFKLDDEQKELALTYRKRIPWAVGHGVAVDWYIPTKSNTPTTLITEVIPHYEVKGFTTELDQTKVSSLAGEMLSIHRIADIDNVSATELLSDYTELADVYSHWIDELEAELLDPRYLSAKERIILRLRVASKRMYSGIERLAADEPAMKAFRLANKAMLMQMIHSGSKYSGSSKSRNWGYETPEYFGSEILGKFNWRPFQLAFQLLVLESLIPDKEGHLSSSHDDVDLLWFPTGGGKTEAYLAVAAWEMIYRRLKFGEMGGGTSVIKRYTLRLLTSQQFQRAGSLICALEILRQNQPESLGAETFSLGLWVGAASSPNSYQDAHEAYLRERESDQPENPFQLQVCPWCGTSIFPAHHSENNCDYGVKSDPHSHFSFMCPSDTCEFHEHLPVQVVDDALYCKPPSLLIGTIDKFARLTWKSEASAFFGNGKVRSPGLIIQDELHLISGPLGTIAGIYEAGFDSIMEILGAKPKIIAATATIRSANYQVNRLFGRNVSIFPPSGTDESDSFFSKEDKDNPGRLYVGVMPAGHTGQTGLVQLGASLIQAPQHLGFKDLILDSYWTLPIYHNSRRELGKTMTLSRDDIPARVGVIAEDKKEIRDIQLVEELSANVKGPRIPEVLAKLDKGVTHPDGAIDILPCTNMISVGVDIGRLGMMLIAGQPKATSEYIQASSRVGRSKKRPPGIVFTQYSATKPRDRSHYESFKSYHQALYRYVEPTSVTPWAMPAVERALHASLIAVVRMTGYLRENKSVRYFNKDSAEFINILGVFKERIKASMVGMDQREKQKVFDYLDSLIDQWSERVNSQKSPVQLYENGGAGKQFEPLFKSFDSDKHDGAWKTLNSMRSVDTETHILVRGEKND, encoded by the coding sequence ATGTCAATGGAAGACTTTGAAAGCGCTCGTCAACAGTTGCTTAATTACGTTAGCAAGCAGTTAGTGGGCCCATGGAATGGAGAGCATGAGTTATTGTCAGATGCTCCTCATAAGCGTTATCTCGCAGGTACTCTTTTCCCTCCAGCAGTTTTAAGGGACGAGCTTGACGAAAGTGATAGTGAAGACTCTACAACAGAGGCATTAAGCAATGACTTCAAACCATCTTCTATGGCGTTGTCGTTTGCAGCTCAAAGCTCATCTATTTTCGAAATAGAAATTACAGCTGGTGGATATAGCAAAGACCAGCAGAAAGAGTGGCAACGTAAGCCCTTACATCATGTCAGTATAGTAGACCTTTCTGCGACAGACAGTTTGCAAAAATCCATTTTTAACAATGGTGCCCGTTTAGATGTTGCTATTCGTCCCTATGTATCAGGAAAAATCATAACGATTGCAGTTTCAAATCAATCTAAGTCTGGTGAACAACTAGATCCTAGTGATTGTCTGTATCAGTGCCAAATTAAGGTTGCTACTACAGCGGGTAGTATTATTGAGTATCCAAGTAGTGATCGATTCAAACTGGATGATGAACAAAAAGAATTGGCGTTAACTTATCGCAAAAGAATTCCATGGGCTGTAGGCCATGGTGTTGCCGTAGACTGGTATATACCGACTAAAAGTAATACCCCAACAACATTAATTACCGAAGTTATTCCGCATTATGAAGTCAAAGGGTTTACTACTGAGTTAGACCAAACAAAAGTCAGTAGTCTCGCTGGTGAAATGCTAAGCATTCATCGAATCGCAGATATTGATAATGTATCAGCGACTGAGTTGTTAAGTGACTATACAGAACTCGCAGATGTATACAGCCATTGGATAGATGAATTGGAGGCTGAGTTATTAGACCCGCGTTATCTCTCAGCCAAAGAGAGAATCATTTTAAGACTTAGGGTCGCTTCAAAGCGCATGTATTCAGGCATAGAACGCTTAGCCGCTGATGAGCCAGCTATGAAAGCATTTCGATTGGCGAATAAAGCGATGCTAATGCAAATGATTCACTCAGGTAGTAAATATTCTGGTAGTAGTAAAAGTAGAAACTGGGGCTATGAAACACCAGAATATTTTGGCAGTGAAATATTAGGCAAGTTTAATTGGCGTCCTTTCCAATTGGCATTCCAATTATTAGTATTGGAGTCACTTATACCAGATAAGGAAGGACACTTATCTTCCTCTCATGATGATGTAGATCTACTGTGGTTCCCTACTGGTGGTGGGAAAACTGAAGCTTATTTAGCTGTAGCTGCTTGGGAAATGATTTATCGTCGTTTAAAATTTGGAGAAATGGGCGGTGGTACTTCTGTCATTAAACGTTATACATTAAGGCTACTGACATCGCAGCAATTTCAAAGAGCAGGTAGTTTAATTTGTGCTCTTGAAATTCTTCGGCAAAATCAACCAGAGAGTCTAGGAGCTGAAACATTTAGTCTAGGGCTTTGGGTCGGTGCTGCTAGCTCGCCTAATTCGTATCAGGATGCACACGAAGCCTATCTCAGGGAGAGAGAATCAGATCAGCCAGAAAATCCTTTTCAGTTGCAGGTTTGTCCTTGGTGCGGCACTTCCATTTTTCCAGCACACCATTCTGAAAATAATTGTGATTATGGTGTTAAGAGTGATCCTCATAGTCATTTTAGCTTTATGTGCCCAAGTGATACATGCGAGTTTCATGAACATCTCCCTGTCCAAGTAGTAGATGATGCTCTGTATTGCAAGCCACCGAGCTTGTTGATTGGCACAATAGATAAATTCGCTCGTTTAACATGGAAGTCAGAAGCCTCTGCATTTTTTGGCAATGGGAAGGTGCGGTCACCGGGCTTAATCATACAGGATGAGTTGCATCTGATTTCAGGGCCTTTAGGGACAATAGCCGGAATTTATGAAGCAGGATTTGATAGCATCATGGAGATTTTAGGTGCTAAACCAAAGATTATAGCCGCTACTGCTACAATTCGAAGTGCCAATTATCAGGTGAATAGGCTATTTGGTAGAAATGTCTCCATTTTCCCTCCTTCAGGTACTGATGAGTCAGACTCCTTTTTTTCTAAAGAGGATAAAGATAATCCGGGTCGTCTTTATGTTGGGGTTATGCCTGCAGGACATACAGGGCAAACGGGGTTAGTTCAGCTTGGTGCTTCATTAATTCAAGCACCACAACACCTAGGTTTTAAGGATTTAATACTTGATAGCTATTGGACATTGCCTATATATCATAATAGCCGTAGAGAGTTAGGTAAAACGATGACCTTATCTCGAGATGATATTCCAGCCCGAGTCGGTGTTATTGCGGAAGATAAAAAAGAGATAAGAGATATTCAACTGGTTGAGGAGCTTAGTGCTAACGTTAAGGGCCCTCGTATTCCGGAAGTCTTAGCTAAACTAGATAAAGGAGTTACTCATCCTGACGGAGCGATAGACATTTTACCTTGTACAAACATGATATCAGTTGGTGTTGATATTGGACGATTAGGTATGATGCTTATTGCTGGCCAGCCTAAAGCTACCTCCGAGTATATTCAGGCATCAAGCCGTGTTGGTCGTAGTAAAAAGAGACCCCCAGGCATCGTATTTACACAGTACTCAGCTACCAAGCCTCGCGATCGTTCCCATTATGAATCTTTCAAAAGTTATCACCAAGCGCTCTATCGCTACGTTGAACCAACTAGTGTAACTCCATGGGCTATGCCTGCAGTAGAGCGTGCATTACACGCTTCATTAATAGCTGTTGTTCGAATGACTGGTTATCTACGTGAAAATAAAAGTGTTAGATATTTTAACAAAGACTCTGCAGAATTTATAAATATTCTAGGCGTGTTTAAAGAGCGTATCAAAGCCTCTATGGTTGGTATGGACCAAAGGGAGAAACAAAAGGTATTTGATTACTTGGATTCACTAATCGACCAATGGAGTGAGCGGGTTAACAGTCAAAAATCTCCGGTTCAATTGTATGAGAATGGTGGTGCAGGGAAACAATTTGAACCTTTATTTAAGTCTTTTGATAGTGATAAGCATGATGGCGCATGGAAGACTCTTAACTCCATGCGTAGTGTAGATACAGAAACTCATATCCTAGTTAGAGGTGAAAAAAATGACTGA
- a CDS encoding helix-turn-helix domain-containing protein, with protein sequence MIFRQVTASTLKSLRLEAGLSQEQLARKSGIDRTYISGVERGVRNITLDSLETIVLALGVSQSEFVVTLLNHLKMVKAVD encoded by the coding sequence ATGATTTTTAGACAGGTAACAGCATCTACATTGAAAAGCTTACGTCTTGAAGCTGGTTTGAGCCAAGAGCAATTGGCAAGGAAGTCAGGGATAGATAGAACTTACATCTCAGGAGTAGAGCGTGGTGTTCGAAATATTACTTTGGACTCATTAGAGACGATCGTTTTGGCTTTAGGTGTCAGTCAATCAGAATTTGTTGTAACACTCCTTAACCACCTAAAAATGGTTAAGGCTGTCGATTAG
- a CDS encoding HEPN domain-containing protein: protein MSKARDNFENAIQDAERILQAYDHLNQLEGREREPEELKRAALIMTLTAWETYVEDVIEERLTADLRTLEGSKVASFITSTLERELRYFHTPNSKNTKVMFERFLHNDVTDKWTWIDGDAEQAKSKLNQWIKKRGEAVHRSVNDTQATHLVSRPDMKKCLTFFKKLVETTDLAIDQA from the coding sequence ATGTCTAAAGCGAGAGACAATTTTGAGAACGCAATTCAAGACGCAGAACGAATTTTGCAGGCCTACGATCATTTAAACCAGCTGGAGGGTAGAGAAAGAGAGCCTGAAGAGCTTAAAAGAGCTGCATTGATCATGACGTTAACTGCGTGGGAAACCTATGTGGAAGATGTCATTGAAGAAAGGTTAACCGCTGATTTACGGACTCTGGAAGGTTCAAAAGTAGCAAGTTTCATTACATCTACCTTAGAAAGGGAATTGAGGTACTTTCATACACCGAACTCGAAAAATACTAAGGTGATGTTTGAACGTTTTCTACACAATGATGTTACAGATAAATGGACTTGGATTGATGGCGATGCTGAACAAGCCAAATCTAAATTGAACCAATGGATTAAGAAAAGAGGCGAAGCTGTCCATCGTTCGGTCAATGACACGCAAGCAACCCATCTAGTCAGCCGCCCGGACATGAAAAAGTGCCTGACATTTTTTAAGAAGTTAGTTGAAACTACTGACCTTGCGATAGATCAAGCTTAG
- a CDS encoding VWA domain-containing protein gives MSESNPTMTKHSVGLLAQLDHQFAVIELLPNELLPAVVTLSGGDLTTRCQSIALLRSQLLAAEEISLPCPWLPEVIQQEIATSIKASGVARYCKDNPEVTDALLSDLLVKLGSLQRQTSTLSRQLAIIAEKEALEQLRLELEAIQQQRRSSKKQKHLALNDAQRLDIKIQAELNAWIQLVNSAGGQLFKLPSIWSERLEIWQELEGVFTDLGLVTGLGWDLSQGVFQSHGWMNLVRLQKIVKQIPQLREVIETLGRMKDTEGEPIIEEIISRMSMTFRHDVEITTPLVPMETKGITRSDSISRMLPQEAAFFGHPVLKKLWHARRAEHALLSYAVEGTEMVTQLTEQEQDAKESHSGNKLNRNRGPMIVCLDTSGSMTGTPENVAKALVLQCISVAKKEKRACFVYLFGSKGEVKEMELTPDKAGLEQMILFLSMSFGGGTDVEGPLNMALERSDEKQWLQADILLVSDGEFTVSSGLSRKIKNRKEQRAMSVHGVVIGDSLSPMDKICDPLHLFSSWLDLQNNKH, from the coding sequence GTGAGTGAATCTAATCCAACGATGACGAAGCATTCGGTCGGATTGTTGGCGCAGTTAGACCATCAGTTTGCTGTCATTGAGTTATTACCGAATGAGTTGTTACCTGCGGTGGTTACTTTATCGGGTGGCGACTTAACAACTCGCTGCCAGTCAATAGCACTGTTACGTTCACAACTGTTGGCTGCAGAAGAGATATCTTTACCTTGCCCATGGCTCCCTGAGGTTATACAACAAGAAATCGCGACTTCAATAAAGGCATCTGGTGTGGCGCGCTATTGTAAAGATAACCCAGAGGTAACCGATGCTTTGCTTAGTGACCTATTAGTTAAGCTAGGGAGCTTACAGCGACAGACATCAACATTATCACGACAGTTGGCGATCATTGCAGAAAAGGAAGCTCTGGAGCAATTACGACTAGAATTGGAAGCAATTCAACAGCAACGCCGTTCTTCAAAAAAACAAAAGCATTTAGCACTTAATGATGCTCAACGCTTAGATATTAAAATACAAGCTGAGCTCAATGCTTGGATTCAGCTAGTAAACAGTGCTGGTGGACAATTATTTAAGCTTCCTAGTATCTGGTCTGAAAGGCTAGAAATATGGCAAGAGTTAGAGGGGGTTTTTACTGATTTGGGATTAGTGACCGGTCTTGGTTGGGATCTATCTCAAGGAGTGTTTCAAAGTCATGGCTGGATGAATCTAGTTAGGCTGCAAAAGATTGTAAAGCAGATCCCACAACTGCGTGAAGTAATTGAAACCTTGGGAAGAATGAAAGATACAGAGGGAGAGCCAATTATTGAAGAAATTATTTCACGTATGAGCATGACTTTTCGCCATGATGTCGAAATTACCACTCCCTTAGTGCCGATGGAAACCAAAGGTATTACTCGTTCAGACTCTATTAGTCGAATGCTGCCACAAGAAGCTGCTTTTTTCGGCCACCCAGTACTTAAAAAATTATGGCATGCTCGCAGAGCTGAACATGCTCTGTTGAGTTATGCCGTTGAAGGTACTGAGATGGTGACCCAGCTAACGGAGCAAGAACAAGATGCCAAAGAAAGCCATTCTGGAAATAAGCTAAATCGCAATCGTGGTCCTATGATTGTGTGTTTAGATACTTCTGGTTCTATGACTGGAACACCAGAGAATGTTGCTAAGGCGCTTGTTCTGCAGTGCATCAGTGTTGCAAAGAAAGAAAAACGAGCCTGCTTTGTTTATTTGTTTGGCAGTAAAGGCGAAGTAAAGGAAATGGAGCTTACACCTGATAAAGCCGGGCTTGAGCAAATGATCCTCTTTTTGTCGATGTCATTCGGTGGCGGCACAGACGTTGAAGGCCCTCTCAATATGGCGTTAGAAAGAAGTGATGAGAAGCAATGGCTGCAGGCTGACATTCTTTTGGTAAGCGATGGCGAGTTTACAGTGTCGTCAGGCTTATCTCGAAAAATTAAAAACAGGAAAGAGCAACGCGCAATGAGCGTTCATGGTGTTGTCATTGGAGATAGTTTGTCACCTATGGACAAAATCTGTGACCCTCTACATCTGTTTTCAAGCTGGTTAGATCTTCAAAATAATAAACATTAA
- a CDS encoding AAA family ATPase: MKNQTPISLLSRKEKIASLINEMNKGLLERNEQVKLMLLAALAGEHVLLIGPPGTAKSELAKRLKSVFVEASYFERLLTRFSVPEELFGPLSIKALEEDRYNRLTSGYLPEASVAFIDEIFKANSAILNSLLTLLNEREFDNGNRRYPVPLISVVAASNELPEGEELSALYDRFMLRSFVAPVSNEGFHSLLMLSDSAFDPELEVRLRLEDLKEVQKLSEKVLLPPSVIELCKAFREHLQREDIYVSDRRWRKVIKLMKVSAFTAGMNEVSNYDAWILPHCLWNKPEELQGLKNVYENAVAINGEFSHKNLTSLISVWDHKLKFDQTQQRQKNNAKGQPLFINAKGNETIKSSGEVQKTDKEGKLLYWDKEENEESTRALQRYRSNIDNTPIMIEKDYLPAMEAVTYSEFHIQGQLQQVRDLKNSAQSHIEALNTQLESATSIFNDHIWLDKALLPQVTASLENARSHTQHQLSQLLKLEAGFAKLPIEDESKYMVSDVSEDEALEGELCE, from the coding sequence TTGAAAAATCAAACACCAATCAGCCTGCTTTCACGCAAAGAAAAAATAGCGAGTTTAATTAATGAAATGAACAAGGGGCTGCTTGAACGTAATGAGCAAGTGAAGCTAATGTTATTAGCGGCATTAGCTGGTGAACATGTGCTGTTAATCGGGCCACCAGGCACAGCAAAAAGTGAATTAGCTAAGCGTTTAAAAAGTGTTTTTGTCGAGGCTAGTTACTTTGAGCGTTTGTTAACGCGCTTTTCTGTACCAGAGGAACTATTTGGTCCCTTGTCTATTAAGGCTCTGGAAGAGGATAGGTACAATCGGTTAACCAGTGGTTACTTGCCAGAAGCTTCAGTTGCATTTATTGATGAAATATTTAAAGCCAATAGCGCAATTTTAAATAGTTTACTGACACTGCTGAACGAACGTGAGTTTGACAATGGTAATCGTAGATACCCAGTCCCTCTAATTTCTGTTGTTGCGGCAAGCAATGAATTACCTGAAGGAGAGGAACTCTCTGCGCTCTATGACAGGTTTATGCTGCGAAGTTTTGTTGCACCAGTATCGAATGAGGGTTTTCATAGCTTGCTGATGCTATCGGATTCTGCTTTTGACCCTGAGTTGGAGGTACGCCTAAGGTTAGAAGATCTCAAAGAAGTTCAGAAGTTGTCTGAAAAGGTGTTACTGCCACCTTCTGTTATTGAGTTATGTAAGGCGTTTAGAGAACATTTGCAGCGAGAGGATATTTATGTTTCAGACCGTCGCTGGCGAAAAGTTATTAAATTAATGAAAGTGTCAGCATTTACTGCTGGGATGAATGAAGTCAGTAATTATGATGCATGGATTTTGCCTCATTGCCTCTGGAATAAACCGGAAGAACTTCAAGGGCTAAAAAATGTTTACGAAAACGCTGTTGCTATAAACGGTGAGTTTTCTCATAAAAATTTGACTAGTTTAATATCTGTCTGGGATCATAAATTGAAGTTTGATCAAACGCAGCAAAGACAAAAGAATAATGCTAAGGGGCAACCTTTATTTATTAATGCTAAAGGGAATGAAACGATTAAGTCTTCAGGAGAAGTGCAGAAGACTGATAAAGAGGGGAAATTGCTTTATTGGGATAAAGAGGAAAATGAGGAAAGTACTAGAGCATTACAACGGTACAGAAGCAATATAGACAATACTCCTATCATGATTGAAAAGGACTACTTACCAGCAATGGAAGCTGTTACTTACTCTGAATTTCATATTCAAGGCCAATTGCAACAAGTACGTGATTTAAAAAATTCTGCTCAATCACATATTGAAGCTTTAAATACACAACTAGAGTCAGCTACATCAATATTCAATGACCACATTTGGTTAGACAAGGCATTACTCCCTCAGGTCACGGCCAGCCTTGAAAATGCACGTTCACATACTCAACATCAATTGTCGCAGTTATTAAAGTTAGAGGCTGGATTTGCCAAGTTACCGATAGAAGATGAGTCTAAATACATGGTTTCGGATGTATCTGAAGATGAGGCTTTAGAAGGTGAACTGTGTGAGTGA
- a CDS encoding sigma-54 interaction domain-containing protein — MKKKRLLVSWIGGNDLNMSEGQMTGPIWTTIKAAEFDVIELIYNYSDEDVRPYVSLLSERVKCKVNARKAKLLSPIDYEDIYIAAEQLLKEVVQSDYDLSILLSPGTPAMQAIWVLLGKTRFPCTFYQASKEQGVQVINIPFKLSAQYIPAVTKLNQSELNNLARLEAPIDSAFDDILTIESNLQVLKSQAQILAQQDVPVLIYGESGTGKEMFARAIHNASTRKDKAFIAVNCGAFPTELIDSILFGHKRGAFTGAVSDKTGVFEQAHNGTLFLDEFGELDAAVQVRLLRVLQDGKYTRLGDSDEQSSDFRLITATNKNLINEVAHGRFREDLFYRVAIGVLQLPPLRMRQGDLDFLVDSLMQTLAKEHSVLQGKNISDLAKKVIKEHKWPGNIRELKATLLRAALWSGSDCIDEAEMRQALFIMDGKQESLLERDIHQGFDINSILAEVESHYIVKALELHDGNKSKVAKLLGYNNHQTLSNRVKKLGI; from the coding sequence ATGAAAAAAAAAAGATTACTGGTAAGTTGGATTGGTGGAAATGACCTAAATATGTCTGAAGGGCAGATGACTGGTCCTATTTGGACAACGATTAAAGCCGCTGAATTTGATGTTATTGAACTTATCTATAATTATAGTGATGAAGACGTAAGACCGTATGTATCACTCCTGTCAGAACGGGTGAAGTGTAAGGTTAATGCACGCAAAGCCAAGCTTTTATCTCCAATCGATTATGAAGACATTTATATTGCTGCAGAGCAATTATTGAAAGAAGTTGTGCAGTCCGATTATGACTTAAGTATTTTACTAAGCCCTGGTACCCCAGCTATGCAGGCTATTTGGGTTTTGCTGGGTAAAACACGTTTCCCTTGCACTTTTTATCAAGCTTCTAAAGAGCAGGGAGTGCAAGTCATTAATATACCTTTTAAATTATCTGCCCAATATATTCCTGCTGTTACTAAATTAAACCAATCCGAATTAAATAACCTAGCCAGATTAGAAGCGCCTATAGATTCTGCTTTTGATGACATCCTTACAATTGAGTCTAATTTGCAAGTCTTGAAGTCCCAGGCACAAATATTGGCACAACAGGATGTTCCAGTACTTATTTATGGCGAGAGCGGTACTGGTAAGGAGATGTTTGCTAGAGCCATTCACAATGCCAGCACCCGTAAAGACAAGGCCTTTATTGCTGTTAACTGCGGAGCTTTCCCAACAGAGCTTATTGATTCAATACTTTTTGGTCATAAGCGGGGGGCTTTTACTGGAGCCGTTTCAGACAAAACAGGTGTATTTGAGCAAGCTCATAACGGAACTTTATTTCTAGATGAGTTTGGGGAATTGGATGCTGCTGTTCAAGTCAGGTTGCTTAGAGTACTGCAAGATGGAAAGTATACCCGTCTAGGGGATTCTGATGAGCAAAGTAGCGATTTTAGATTGATCACGGCAACCAATAAAAATTTGATTAATGAAGTTGCCCATGGTCGGTTTCGTGAAGACTTGTTTTATCGAGTCGCAATAGGCGTCTTGCAATTACCGCCATTAAGAATGCGACAAGGTGATTTAGACTTTTTGGTTGACTCACTAATGCAGACCTTGGCTAAAGAGCATTCGGTATTACAAGGTAAAAATATTTCCGATCTTGCAAAAAAAGTTATCAAAGAACACAAATGGCCTGGCAACATTCGGGAATTGAAGGCGACGCTACTACGAGCTGCATTGTGGTCAGGTTCAGACTGCATCGATGAAGCAGAAATGCGACAAGCCTTATTTATTATGGACGGTAAACAAGAGTCTCTTTTAGAACGGGATATTCATCAAGGCTTTGATATAAATAGCATATTAGCGGAAGTTGAGAGCCATTATATTGTCAAAGCGCTAGAGCTGCATGATGGGAATAAAAGTAAAGTAGCAAAATTACTGGGTTACAACAATCATCAAACATTGAGTAATAGAGTTAAAAAACTAGGGATATAA
- a CDS encoding helix-turn-helix transcriptional regulator, whose protein sequence is MRLIKLKAVMDCTGLGRSTIYKYIADKTFPKPAKLGKRSVAWVESEVQDWILERIEERDLME, encoded by the coding sequence ATGAGACTAATTAAACTGAAAGCTGTGATGGATTGTACTGGGCTAGGACGTTCGACTATTTATAAATACATTGCTGATAAAACCTTTCCAAAACCGGCTAAGCTTGGCAAAAGAAGTGTTGCTTGGGTAGAAAGTGAAGTGCAAGATTGGATCTTAGAAAGGATAGAAGAGCGGGATTTGATGGAGTAA
- the radC gene encoding RadC family protein, translating to MHTKPNNKTALHWPTTALQILESAANIIAEKLNHQDVYTNPQSTKDFLLYKLGGYEREVFGVMLLNSQHQLIEFRELFFGTIDAASVYPREVVKAVLEVNAAAVIFAHNHPSGESEPSQADKQITKKLTDALALIDVRVLDHIVVGTTPVSFAERGLL from the coding sequence ATGCACACCAAACCTAACAACAAAACGGCCTTGCATTGGCCAACCACTGCGCTTCAAATTCTTGAAAGTGCTGCTAACATCATTGCTGAAAAACTTAACCATCAGGACGTGTACACAAACCCACAAAGCACTAAAGACTTCCTGTTATACAAGTTAGGGGGTTATGAACGGGAAGTGTTTGGCGTGATGCTACTGAATAGCCAACACCAGCTTATTGAGTTTCGTGAGCTGTTCTTTGGCACCATTGATGCTGCCAGTGTGTACCCCAGGGAAGTGGTAAAGGCTGTACTTGAAGTGAATGCTGCTGCGGTTATCTTTGCTCATAACCATCCATCAGGAGAGTCTGAACCCTCACAGGCAGACAAACAGATAACAAAGAAGCTAACGGATGCTTTGGCGCTTATTGATGTCAGGGTATTGGATCACATCGTTGTAGGGACTACGCCAGTTTCATTTGCAGAGCGAGGATTATTATAG
- a CDS encoding DUF2787 domain-containing protein — MTISIDTDQRPVMPVSFYQLLSQELVDTQPQEANAITLYFRDPDYSPERGGFHPVEVRLEKQLNHWRLVYVTDFAFHGYELIKDIDICFNSKQVYSSIGGWINHDEGKELIELFSDNFISYHHMDVYQVQIALC, encoded by the coding sequence ATGACCATTTCAATTGATACGGATCAAAGACCTGTTATGCCAGTATCTTTCTATCAGTTACTTTCACAAGAATTAGTCGATACCCAACCACAAGAGGCGAATGCCATCACGTTGTATTTTAGAGATCCAGATTACTCGCCTGAACGAGGTGGATTTCATCCGGTTGAAGTACGACTTGAGAAACAACTTAATCACTGGCGTTTAGTCTACGTGACTGATTTTGCCTTTCATGGTTATGAGTTGATTAAGGACATTGATATCTGTTTTAACAGCAAACAAGTTTATAGCTCGATTGGTGGATGGATAAACCATGATGAAGGTAAAGAGCTCATTGAGTTGTTTAGTGACAATTTCATTAGCTACCACCATATGGATGTTTACCAAGTACAAATTGCACTGTGCTAA
- a CDS encoding tyrosine-type recombinase/integrase: MAEVQAIKKHETIQLIGHLLEMRCSKQMADIWNIGLNLALRISDLLSIQFNDIQGDRLVVKEMKTGKQANIKLNQKVLAHIQQVKRNHPHHIYLFQSFRNQQSKSIKPRPLTRRAVAKAFALVGEELKLALGTHSMRKTRGYHLYQNTKDIGRVMKMLRHSSEGVTLRYIGITQDDVDQDFQELEL; encoded by the coding sequence ATGGCGGAAGTACAAGCAATCAAAAAGCATGAAACCATTCAACTCATTGGCCATTTATTAGAAATGCGCTGTAGTAAGCAAATGGCCGACATTTGGAATATCGGCCTTAATCTTGCGCTACGGATTTCTGATTTACTGTCGATTCAATTTAACGATATTCAAGGAGACCGATTAGTTGTCAAAGAAATGAAAACCGGTAAGCAAGCCAACATTAAACTGAACCAAAAGGTATTGGCTCATATACAGCAAGTCAAACGTAACCATCCACACCATATCTACCTATTCCAATCCTTTCGTAATCAGCAATCTAAAAGCATTAAGCCCAGACCGTTAACAAGGCGTGCTGTGGCTAAAGCATTTGCGTTAGTTGGTGAAGAGTTAAAGTTAGCACTAGGCACTCACTCCATGAGAAAGACCAGGGGCTATCATCTCTACCAAAACACTAAAGACATTGGCCGCGTAATGAAGATGCTCAGGCATAGCTCTGAGGGCGTTACATTACGATACATTGGGATTACCCAAGACGATGTAGACCAAGACTTTCAGGAGCTTGAATTATGA
- a CDS encoding helix-turn-helix transcriptional regulator gives MNTLQPTPEHLQLLKLRQVMKLTCLARSTVYKYCADNSFPKPVKLGKRSVAWVESEVREWIKQKMFQRVQLR, from the coding sequence ATGAATACTCTACAACCCACACCTGAGCACTTACAACTGCTGAAGCTACGACAGGTCATGAAGCTGACTTGCTTGGCTCGCTCAACAGTTTACAAGTACTGCGCTGACAACAGTTTCCCCAAACCGGTTAAACTTGGCAAAAGAAGTGTTGCGTGGGTAGAGAGTGAAGTAAGGGAATGGATTAAGCAGAAGATGTTTCAACGAGTTCAGCTTCGTTGA